A genomic stretch from Arthrobacter sp. KBS0702 includes:
- a CDS encoding oxidoreductase, whose amino-acid sequence MTTAVLITGASSGIGRATAERLLKRPGFTVYATARRTDALTGLADAGATVLALDVTDEASMAAAVRTVEERHGSVGVLINNAGYGEYGTIEEADLDAVRRQFETNVFGFSRMIQLVLPGMRAAGAGRIINIGSMGGRVTFPVGGYYHATKYAVEAITDALRFETAPFGIHTSLIAPGLIRTGFGATAARTLASSGQAAGPYAALRAAADEQMAVSYASPVLAAEPDAVAVAVEHAATARRPRTRYTVTPAAKAIVQSRRFLGSGLFDAYLRLQFRSTK is encoded by the coding sequence ATGACCACTGCAGTCCTGATTACGGGCGCCTCCTCCGGCATTGGCAGGGCCACCGCCGAACGCCTGCTCAAGCGCCCCGGGTTCACCGTGTACGCCACCGCGCGGCGAACCGACGCCCTCACCGGCCTGGCTGACGCCGGGGCGACCGTCCTGGCCCTCGACGTCACGGACGAAGCCTCGATGGCCGCGGCTGTTCGCACCGTGGAGGAGCGTCACGGCAGCGTCGGTGTGCTTATCAACAACGCCGGTTATGGCGAGTACGGAACCATCGAGGAGGCTGATCTGGATGCCGTCCGGCGCCAGTTCGAGACGAATGTCTTCGGTTTCTCCCGGATGATCCAGCTGGTTCTTCCGGGCATGCGCGCGGCCGGGGCCGGCCGCATCATCAACATCGGTTCGATGGGCGGCCGGGTCACCTTCCCGGTCGGCGGCTACTACCACGCCACCAAATACGCCGTGGAGGCCATCACCGACGCGCTCCGCTTCGAAACCGCGCCCTTCGGGATCCACACCTCCCTGATCGCACCGGGCCTGATCCGCACCGGTTTCGGCGCCACCGCCGCCCGGACCCTCGCGTCCTCCGGACAGGCGGCGGGTCCGTACGCGGCACTGCGGGCGGCGGCGGATGAACAGATGGCCGTCTCCTACGCCTCGCCCGTCCTGGCTGCAGAGCCCGACGCCGTCGCCGTCGCCGTCGAACACGCCGCAACGGCCCGGCGCCCCCGCACCCGGTACACGGTCACCCCTGCCGCCAAGGCCATCGTCCAGTCCCGCCGGTTCCTGGGGTCGGGCCTTTTCGACGCCTACCTCCGCCTACAGTTCAGGAGCACCAAGTGA
- a CDS encoding TetR/AcrR family transcriptional regulator, with protein sequence MSDRADEIVDAAYVCFTRHGARRTTMNDLAEQAGISRPALYQYFRSKEDVFRALVERLLADALKASEGAAAAGADPGDRLAGILLAKLALVLQIWRDSPAHAAELLGVDTRLSPDVLGRYDEAMLSLLTRTIQESYPGADARDAAEMLLAFTRGLEAGVSDPSDLPDRLRRGVDIFVAGFTHLTSEKEQP encoded by the coding sequence ATGAGTGATCGAGCCGACGAAATCGTCGATGCAGCCTACGTGTGCTTCACCCGGCACGGTGCGCGGCGGACGACGATGAACGACCTGGCGGAGCAGGCCGGTATTTCCCGTCCCGCGCTGTACCAGTACTTCCGCAGCAAGGAGGACGTGTTCCGTGCGCTGGTGGAACGACTGCTGGCGGATGCCCTTAAAGCCTCCGAGGGCGCAGCTGCCGCCGGCGCGGACCCGGGGGACCGGCTGGCAGGAATCCTGCTGGCAAAACTGGCCTTGGTGCTGCAGATCTGGCGGGACAGCCCGGCGCACGCGGCCGAGCTCCTGGGCGTGGACACCCGCCTGTCTCCGGACGTGCTGGGCCGCTACGACGAGGCGATGCTCAGCCTGCTGACGCGGACGATCCAGGAGTCCTACCCGGGAGCCGATGCCAGGGACGCCGCCGAGATGCTGCTGGCCTTCACCCGTGGCCTGGAAGCGGGAGTGTCCGACCCCTCCGACTTGCCCGACCGCCTACGCCGCGGCGTCGACATCTTCGTCGCCGGTTTCACCCACCTCACCTCCGAGAAGGAACAACCATGA
- a CDS encoding glycosyltransferase → MGLNLSQWHEYLPIALAGLVVWGLWLYRVILSKRSRPVVNNFSTTTSVIVPSFHEDPDILLRCLDTWLAQNPTEIIIVLDVRDTEAYERISALGIPSVRPILFRHAGKRSALSRGIRDATGEVLVLVDSDTSWQPGLLASVQMPFADPLVGGVGTQQNVFQRESSIWRRIADWMINLRYYNYVPAMGAAGAVACLSGRTAAYRRSVVVPLLPNLEDEFFLGRRCIAGDDGRLTWLVLGAGFKTVHQSSARALSMFPNTLSAFIKQRVRWSRNSYRCYLTAIHKGWLWQVPFVTKVTVLQILLTPVTMGVTMGYLLLSRLELTSTGVAFAIGWMLLGRGIRGISHLKRHPGEIFLLPLVAVMVIIVALPVKTYALLTMNKQGWLTRSENQIGGAGQNASTLSTAEAAA, encoded by the coding sequence ATGGGCCTCAACCTTTCGCAGTGGCATGAATACCTGCCCATCGCATTGGCTGGCCTGGTCGTCTGGGGCCTCTGGCTTTACCGGGTGATTCTCTCCAAGCGCTCCCGGCCTGTGGTCAACAACTTCAGCACCACCACGTCCGTGATCGTCCCGTCCTTTCACGAGGATCCCGACATCCTTCTGCGCTGCCTCGACACGTGGCTGGCCCAGAACCCCACGGAGATCATCATTGTCCTGGACGTCCGGGACACCGAGGCCTACGAGCGCATCAGCGCCTTGGGGATCCCGTCGGTGCGGCCGATCCTCTTCAGGCACGCCGGCAAGCGGTCGGCGCTGAGCCGGGGAATCAGGGATGCCACGGGTGAAGTGCTCGTGCTCGTCGACTCGGACACGTCCTGGCAGCCCGGGCTGCTCGCCTCCGTCCAGATGCCGTTTGCGGATCCGCTGGTCGGCGGGGTGGGAACCCAGCAGAACGTTTTCCAACGAGAATCGAGCATCTGGCGCCGGATCGCCGACTGGATGATCAACCTGCGCTACTACAACTACGTGCCGGCCATGGGCGCAGCCGGCGCCGTGGCTTGCCTCTCGGGCCGGACCGCTGCCTACCGCAGGTCCGTGGTGGTTCCGTTGCTGCCCAACTTGGAGGACGAGTTCTTTCTGGGCCGTCGCTGCATCGCCGGCGACGACGGTCGGCTCACCTGGCTGGTCTTGGGCGCCGGCTTCAAAACCGTGCACCAATCCAGCGCCCGGGCGCTGTCGATGTTCCCGAACACCCTCAGCGCCTTCATCAAGCAGCGCGTGCGCTGGAGCCGGAACTCCTACCGGTGCTACCTCACCGCCATCCACAAGGGCTGGCTATGGCAGGTACCGTTCGTTACCAAAGTGACCGTGCTGCAGATCCTGCTGACGCCGGTCACGATGGGGGTCACCATGGGCTACCTGCTCCTGAGCCGCCTCGAGCTCACCAGCACCGGCGTTGCCTTCGCCATCGGGTGGATGCTTCTTGGCCGCGGCATCCGCGGCATCTCGCACCTGAAACGGCACCCTGGGGAAATCTTCCTGCTGCCCCTGGTAGCGGTGATGGTCATCATCGTTGCCCTGCCGGTCAAGACCTACGCCCTGCTCACGATGAACAAGCAGGGATGGCTGACACGCAGCGAAAACCAGATCGGCGGCGCAGGCCAGAATGCCTCGACCCTGAGCACCGCGGAGGCTGCGGCATGA